A window from Chryseobacterium vaccae encodes these proteins:
- the purC gene encoding phosphoribosylaminoimidazolesuccinocarboxamide synthase, with protein MEKKEMLYEGKAKQVFATDNPEEVVVRFKDDATAFNAQKKGQVDLKGEMNNAITTLIFEYLNEKGIKTHFIKQLNEREQLVRKVSIIPLEMVVRNYSAGSMAQRLGVEEGIKSPVTIFDICYKKDELGDPLINDHHAVFLGAATYEELDEMYELTSDINEILIDLFDKMNIILVDFKIELGKTSDGEIILADEISPDTCRLWDKDTMKKLDKDRFRRDLGEVTEAYVEIYNRLKNLLGK; from the coding sequence ATGGAAAAGAAAGAAATGTTGTACGAAGGTAAAGCAAAACAGGTATTTGCAACCGATAATCCTGAGGAAGTAGTAGTACGTTTCAAGGACGATGCTACCGCATTTAACGCTCAAAAGAAAGGACAGGTGGACCTTAAAGGTGAAATGAACAACGCCATCACCACTTTGATCTTTGAATACTTAAATGAAAAAGGGATTAAAACTCATTTCATTAAACAATTAAACGAAAGAGAGCAGCTGGTAAGAAAAGTATCCATCATTCCTTTGGAAATGGTAGTAAGAAACTATTCTGCAGGAAGCATGGCTCAGAGATTAGGGGTTGAAGAAGGAATTAAATCTCCGGTAACCATCTTCGATATCTGCTATAAAAAAGACGAATTGGGAGATCCGCTTATCAACGATCACCATGCTGTTTTCTTAGGAGCAGCTACTTATGAAGAACTTGATGAAATGTATGAACTGACTTCAGATATCAACGAAATCCTGATCGATCTTTTCGATAAAATGAACATCATCCTGGTAGATTTCAAAATTGAGTTAGGAAAGACTTCTGATGGTGAGATCATCCTTGCAGACGAAATTTCTCCGGATACGTGCAGACTTTGGGATAAAGATACGATGAAGAAACTGGATAAAGACAGATTCAGAAGAGATCTTGGAGAAGTTACAGAAGCGTATGTAGAGATCTATAACAGACTGAAAAACCTACTTGGAAAGTAG
- a CDS encoding porin family protein, producing the protein MKKLFLGLAAAAGTLTFAQETKTVTQEPIKKETQPIRFGIKAGGNSAQFSQQSFGLNSQKLGFHAGAFVNIPISKQFSFQPEVLYNQMGARDVAYSTEQTVGATTIKTKGQDKVTMNYISVPLMVQMRPMEKFYVEAGPEFSYFINGKNKGEATVASTTGGITTTQTQSHSEDLNKDNINRFNFGLGLGLGYDITSNIGINARYVNSLTKIDKSVPAAENNNRVFQLGVNYKF; encoded by the coding sequence ATGAAGAAGTTATTTCTAGGGCTGGCAGCCGCTGCTGGCACTCTGACTTTTGCGCAGGAAACAAAAACTGTAACTCAGGAACCCATCAAAAAGGAAACACAACCCATCAGATTCGGGATCAAGGCAGGAGGAAACTCAGCTCAGTTTAGCCAGCAAAGCTTTGGTTTGAACAGCCAGAAATTAGGTTTTCATGCAGGAGCATTTGTTAACATTCCCATTTCAAAGCAATTTAGCTTCCAGCCAGAGGTTTTATACAACCAAATGGGTGCGAGAGATGTAGCTTACTCCACAGAACAGACAGTAGGAGCAACTACGATAAAAACCAAAGGACAGGATAAAGTAACAATGAACTATATTTCCGTTCCGTTAATGGTTCAGATGAGACCTATGGAAAAGTTCTATGTGGAAGCCGGACCGGAATTCAGTTATTTCATCAACGGAAAGAATAAAGGAGAAGCTACTGTAGCCAGTACTACAGGAGGAATCACAACCACTCAGACGCAGTCTCATTCTGAAGACCTTAATAAGGATAACATCAACAGATTCAACTTCGGTTTAGGCTTAGGTTTAGGGTATGATATTACTTCCAACATCGGAATTAATGCGAGATATGTAAACAGTCTTACCAAGATTGATAAAAGTGTACCTGCCGCTGAAAACAACAACAGAGTTTTCCAGTTAGGGGTAAACTACAAATTCTAA
- a CDS encoding acyl-CoA dehydrogenase family protein, with the protein MNTETIDNIKMIAETAREFAEKNIRPNIMEWDESQTFPKDLFHQLGEMGFMGIVVPEQYGGSGLGYHEYVAILDEISQVDPSIGLSVAAHNSLCTNHIYEFGNEEQRNKWLPQLASGKVIGAWGLTEHNTGSDSGGMSTTAVKDGDEWIINGAKNFITHAISGDIAVVMTRTGEKGAKNNSTAFVLEKGMPGFTSGKKENKLGMRASETAELIFDNVRVPDSHRLGEVGEGFKQAMKILDGGRISIAALSLGTARGAYKAALKYAKERHQFGKSISEFQAVNFMLADMATEIDAAELLIQRASTLKNAKQKMTKEGAMAKLYASEACVRISNNAVQIFGGYGYTKDFPAEKFYRDSKLCTIGEGTSEIQRLVIGRDITK; encoded by the coding sequence ATGAATACAGAGACTATTGACAACATCAAAATGATAGCTGAAACAGCAAGAGAATTCGCTGAGAAAAATATCAGACCGAATATTATGGAGTGGGACGAGAGCCAGACATTTCCAAAAGATCTTTTTCACCAGTTAGGAGAAATGGGTTTTATGGGAATTGTAGTTCCTGAGCAGTACGGAGGCTCCGGCTTGGGCTATCATGAATATGTTGCTATCCTGGATGAAATCTCTCAGGTAGACCCTTCTATTGGTCTTTCTGTAGCTGCACACAACTCACTTTGCACCAACCATATTTATGAGTTCGGAAATGAAGAGCAAAGAAACAAATGGCTTCCTCAGCTGGCTTCCGGAAAGGTAATTGGCGCCTGGGGACTTACAGAACACAATACAGGTTCAGATTCCGGAGGGATGTCAACCACAGCGGTGAAAGACGGTGATGAATGGATCATTAACGGGGCTAAGAACTTCATCACCCATGCTATTTCCGGTGATATTGCCGTAGTGATGACCAGAACTGGTGAAAAAGGAGCAAAAAATAACTCTACAGCTTTTGTATTAGAAAAAGGAATGCCGGGGTTTACTTCCGGAAAAAAGGAGAATAAATTAGGAATGCGTGCTTCTGAAACGGCAGAACTTATCTTCGACAATGTACGTGTACCAGATTCACACCGTCTTGGAGAAGTAGGTGAAGGATTCAAACAAGCCATGAAAATTCTTGATGGCGGAAGAATTTCTATCGCAGCTTTAAGTTTAGGAACTGCAAGAGGAGCTTACAAAGCGGCTTTAAAATATGCTAAAGAAAGACACCAGTTCGGAAAATCAATCTCTGAATTCCAGGCGGTTAACTTTATGCTTGCTGATATGGCAACAGAAATTGACGCAGCAGAACTTCTTATTCAAAGAGCTTCAACGCTTAAAAATGCAAAGCAAAAAATGACGAAGGAAGGTGCAATGGCTAAATTATATGCTTCTGAGGCGTGTGTAAGAATTTCCAACAATGCTGTTCAGATCTTCGGAGGTTATGGATATACTAAGGACTTCCCTGCTGAGAAATTCTACAGAGACTCTAAACTTTGCACCATTGGTGAAGGTACTTCAGAAATCCAGAGATTAGTGATCGGAAGAGATATTACCAAATAA
- a CDS encoding endonuclease, producing MKKLLFPVILISSLLSAQAPAGYYDGTAGLTGYALKSKLHDIIAAKNINWHYGDLQNYYNQTDLDKYYDHNASNTTLLLDIYSEIPSGPDAYEYTSAQMIGSSGGEGEGWNREHMMPQSTFYSNYPMYSDLFYVIPTDAKINQLRSNYPYGVINSTIHYTFTNSSKIGNSAIPNWVYTGRVYEPIPEFRGDIARSLLYFAVRYEGKLGTFNFNNSTNPASDTNPLDGTEERAFEPAYIAMLLQWHAADPVSDRERDRNNAVYAIQNNRNPFIDNPSLVTAIWGQNPDTVAPQIPSNLTAVQTSAYFTTLSWSPSADADVIGYKVYQNGTLVATTKGTTVSIDHLTPSTTYNFTVKAYDNGYLSSADSNTLPVTTLATDVYAKDLYISKYLEGTGNNKALEITNKTGHPVNLNNYRISIQLPSGANYYFPAPYELEGTVQNNETFVVLNPAANFSCYTINQARFVTAAPQMTFNGRNYVELRYKSSSVDAIGVVGQDNSSTLQDRSLYRKITVDQPVTTFNINEWDTHPMNYCQNLGGTLSVTDLMTDTKEFKIYPNPVSENLFVAGETEKVKTAQIIDLSGKVIYTEKEPFRSKKNISVQNLSAGSYFLKLDDKAYQFIKK from the coding sequence ATGAAAAAACTTCTATTTCCTGTTATTTTAATTTCGTCACTTCTATCCGCCCAGGCGCCGGCAGGATACTACGACGGAACAGCCGGACTTACAGGCTATGCTCTGAAGTCTAAGCTGCATGATATTATTGCAGCGAAGAATATTAACTGGCATTATGGTGATCTTCAGAATTACTATAACCAGACGGATCTTGATAAATATTATGATCACAATGCTTCCAATACGACATTACTGCTGGATATTTATTCTGAAATACCGTCAGGGCCGGATGCATATGAATATACAAGCGCCCAGATGATCGGGAGCTCCGGAGGTGAAGGTGAAGGATGGAACAGAGAGCATATGATGCCTCAGAGTACATTTTATAGTAATTATCCAATGTATTCGGATTTATTTTATGTTATTCCTACGGATGCCAAAATTAATCAGCTGAGAAGCAATTATCCTTATGGAGTTATTAACTCTACCATCCATTATACTTTCACTAATTCGTCAAAAATAGGTAATAGTGCCATCCCTAACTGGGTTTATACCGGCAGGGTATATGAACCTATTCCTGAATTCAGGGGAGATATTGCAAGAAGTCTGCTTTATTTCGCTGTAAGATATGAGGGAAAATTAGGAACATTCAATTTTAATAACAGTACTAATCCTGCTTCGGATACCAATCCGCTGGACGGAACGGAAGAAAGGGCTTTTGAGCCTGCTTATATTGCGATGCTGCTGCAATGGCATGCTGCCGATCCTGTTTCAGACAGGGAGAGAGACCGTAATAATGCAGTGTATGCCATTCAGAATAATAGGAATCCTTTTATAGATAATCCTTCCCTGGTAACAGCCATATGGGGGCAGAATCCTGATACTGTGGCACCTCAGATTCCGTCTAATCTTACGGCGGTTCAGACCAGTGCTTATTTTACTACATTGAGCTGGTCTCCCAGCGCAGATGCAGATGTAATCGGGTATAAGGTTTACCAGAACGGAACATTGGTTGCCACAACAAAAGGCACTACGGTAAGCATTGACCACCTGACTCCCTCCACAACCTACAATTTTACAGTAAAAGCATATGATAACGGGTATCTGTCGTCTGCTGACAGTAATACATTGCCGGTAACAACACTGGCTACAGATGTGTATGCAAAAGATTTGTATATTTCCAAATACCTGGAGGGGACAGGTAATAATAAAGCTCTTGAGATAACCAACAAAACAGGCCATCCTGTTAATTTAAATAACTACAGAATTTCTATCCAGCTGCCAAGCGGGGCAAACTATTATTTCCCTGCTCCTTATGAATTGGAAGGTACTGTTCAGAATAATGAAACATTTGTGGTTTTAAATCCAGCAGCTAATTTTTCCTGCTATACTATTAATCAGGCCCGGTTTGTAACAGCAGCTCCGCAGATGACATTTAATGGTAGAAACTATGTGGAATTAAGATATAAGTCATCCAGTGTTGATGCCATTGGAGTGGTAGGACAGGACAATTCATCAACGTTGCAGGATAGATCTTTATACAGAAAGATTACGGTAGACCAGCCGGTGACTACATTCAATATTAATGAATGGGATACTCATCCTATGAATTATTGCCAGAATCTTGGAGGAACCTTATCTGTTACAGATTTAATGACCGATACCAAAGAATTTAAAATCTATCCGAATCCGGTTTCTGAAAATTTATTTGTAGCCGGAGAAACAGAAAAAGTAAAAACAGCCCAGATTATTGATCTTTCCGGTAAGGTAATTTATACAGAGAAAGAACCGTTCAGAAGTAAAAAGAATATTTCCGTTCAGAATCTTTCTGCCGGTTCTTACTTCCTGAAACTGGATGATAAAGCTTACCAGTTTATTAAAAAATAA
- the purF gene encoding amidophosphoribosyltransferase — translation MKSLDIHKSEYLKQFKDQTYGRNLFRTQEEERLDAPNEECGIFGLYSDNDLDTFSLSQFGLFALQHRGQEACGISVLKNGKITNMKDEGLVLDVYKEIQEPEAFMGNSAIGHTRYTTAGDKKKYNFQPFFAKNEYDQIILSIAHNGNLTNAKELKKELEAEGVVFRATSDSEVILRLIQKNLDLGLRGAIKATMEKIEGAYSVVGMTRNKFFAFRDFNGIRPLVLGAIDEKSYVVASESVALDAVGAQYVRDILPGEIIYTNENEPGKLHSYMVDEKRGKQRICSFEYIYFARPDSSLENINVYEIREKSGEKIWEQAPVEADVVIGVPDSGVPAAIGFSKASGIPFRPVLIKNRYIGRSFIVPTQEMRERVVNLKLNPIISEIKDKRVVIIDDSIVRGTTSKRLVKILKDAGVKEIHFRSVSPPIIAPCYLGIDTPSKDDLISANMTTEQLRDYLGVDSLEFLSTDNLKEILGSSNHCFGCFTEEYPVGKGEEVELFN, via the coding sequence ATGAAAAGTTTAGACATTCATAAAAGTGAATATTTAAAACAGTTTAAAGACCAGACCTACGGACGCAATCTTTTCAGAACGCAGGAGGAGGAAAGACTGGATGCTCCCAATGAGGAGTGCGGTATTTTCGGACTGTATTCCGACAATGATCTGGATACGTTTTCTTTGTCTCAGTTCGGTCTTTTTGCCCTTCAGCACAGAGGGCAGGAAGCCTGTGGTATTTCCGTTCTGAAAAATGGAAAGATCACCAATATGAAAGATGAAGGACTGGTTTTGGATGTTTATAAAGAAATCCAGGAGCCGGAAGCCTTTATGGGGAATTCTGCGATTGGTCATACGAGATATACAACAGCAGGGGATAAAAAGAAATATAATTTCCAGCCGTTCTTTGCGAAAAACGAGTACGACCAGATTATCCTTTCCATTGCCCATAACGGAAACCTTACCAATGCAAAAGAGCTGAAAAAAGAATTGGAAGCTGAAGGAGTGGTTTTCAGAGCTACATCAGATTCTGAAGTTATTCTGAGACTGATCCAGAAGAACCTTGATTTAGGTCTTCGCGGAGCCATTAAAGCTACAATGGAAAAAATTGAGGGAGCGTATTCTGTAGTAGGAATGACGAGAAATAAATTCTTTGCCTTCAGAGATTTTAACGGAATCAGACCTTTGGTTCTGGGGGCTATTGACGAGAAGTCTTATGTGGTAGCTTCTGAATCAGTAGCTTTGGATGCCGTAGGTGCTCAGTATGTAAGAGACATCCTTCCCGGAGAAATCATTTACACCAATGAAAATGAGCCTGGAAAACTGCACTCTTATATGGTAGATGAAAAGAGAGGAAAACAGAGAATCTGCTCATTTGAGTATATTTATTTTGCAAGACCTGACTCTTCTCTAGAAAACATCAACGTATATGAGATCAGAGAAAAATCCGGTGAGAAAATCTGGGAACAGGCTCCGGTAGAAGCTGATGTGGTGATAGGAGTTCCTGATTCAGGAGTTCCGGCAGCAATTGGTTTCTCAAAAGCTTCAGGAATACCATTCCGTCCCGTACTGATTAAAAACAGATATATTGGAAGAAGTTTCATCGTTCCTACACAGGAGATGAGAGAAAGGGTTGTCAATCTTAAGCTAAACCCGATTATCTCTGAAATCAAGGATAAAAGAGTAGTCATTATTGATGATTCTATTGTAAGAGGAACAACTTCCAAAAGACTGGTGAAAATTCTGAAAGATGCAGGGGTAAAAGAAATTCACTTCAGAAGTGTTTCTCCGCCCATTATTGCACCTTGCTATCTTGGAATTGATACCCCATCCAAAGATGATCTGATTTCAGCTAACATGACTACAGAACAGCTTAGAGACTATCTTGGAGTAGATTCTTTAGAGTTTTTAAGCACAGATAATCTGAAAGAGATCTTAGGATCTTCCAATCACTGCTTCGGATGCTTTACAGAAGAATATCCGGTAGGAAAAGGAGAGGAAGTAGAATTATTTAATTAA
- a CDS encoding SatD family protein, whose amino-acid sequence MIAVITGDIINSQHADTEAWLTRLKNLLETWGSSPLVWEIYRGDEFQFKCSIDDAFWHFLAIKSLIKSQENLDIRLAIGIGEESFSSEKITESNGTAYVHSGRLLKDLKSDGHTVAIKTSNESVDRDLNILLKWSTKDFDNWTVATAEIIHEMIMNQDITQEDLAKKFAISQSSVSQRLKRANYELIVETNQYFRKKISEL is encoded by the coding sequence ATGATAGCGGTTATTACCGGAGATATTATAAATTCACAGCATGCAGACACGGAAGCCTGGTTAACCAGACTCAAAAATCTTCTGGAAACTTGGGGGAGCTCACCGCTTGTATGGGAAATCTACAGAGGAGACGAATTTCAATTCAAGTGTAGCATTGATGATGCATTCTGGCATTTTCTAGCCATTAAATCACTGATAAAAAGCCAGGAAAATCTGGATATAAGACTTGCCATAGGCATTGGAGAGGAAAGTTTTTCATCTGAAAAGATCACCGAATCTAATGGTACAGCGTACGTACATTCCGGCAGACTTCTGAAAGATTTGAAAAGCGACGGGCATACTGTGGCCATAAAAACCTCCAACGAATCTGTAGACCGGGATCTTAATATCCTTCTGAAATGGTCTACCAAAGATTTTGATAACTGGACCGTAGCAACGGCAGAAATCATTCACGAAATGATTATGAACCAGGATATCACACAGGAAGACCTTGCTAAAAAGTTTGCTATATCACAGTCCTCGGTAAGTCAGAGGCTGAAACGCGCCAACTACGAACTGATCGTAGAAACCAATCAATATTTTAGAAAGAAAATCTCGGAACTGTAA
- a CDS encoding DUF262 domain-containing protein → MDAGKRTINDIFNGNRILEVPFFQRAYVWGEEQWERLLEDMENISFANKPYFLGSVILKQQPTATGSRVGDKRTLIDGQQRLTTLSIFFKVLSLNTGDDYEYNRMFKLRDLIAIQHNHNDIDAYEQVMNLMELKDLTGTDNITKAYLYFKQNMNADKLDINNILSKILFVGIDLDENEDEQQIFDTINSLGVKLTTAELLKNHFFNRDEISAYQTYWKNIFEKDDEAKNYWDKEITTGRSKRTFIDLFFFSYLQIKIQDKTLNVKTEDKIEFSKVEHLFESYKSFIKNYLNNDKKTILAEIKDYALIFQENFDFDIIENELTNQSGIERINAIIFGLDTSTLIPYVLYILKNVTNDRDRNELFDFLETYIMRRMAVHATTKNYNQLFTDRLISHEILSKKQFLEFLEGQADKVNFLPSDKELKDGFGNSYLINKQSAGILYFIESKIRNRSLQSTQLLGISKYSLEHLMPKKWENHWGKLTSQEDKMKRNRKLLTLGNLTIITQNLNSVIRDANWNIKRKGKGDKQGLNTYSAGLETISQYLTLDQWNEQTIEDRAQFLYEKAKKIWSI, encoded by the coding sequence ATGGACGCAGGAAAAAGAACCATCAACGACATTTTTAACGGAAACAGGATTCTGGAAGTTCCTTTTTTTCAAAGAGCTTATGTTTGGGGAGAAGAACAATGGGAAAGACTTTTAGAAGACATGGAAAACATAAGTTTTGCCAATAAGCCTTATTTTTTAGGTTCTGTCATTTTAAAGCAGCAACCCACGGCAACCGGCAGCAGAGTTGGAGATAAAAGAACTCTTATTGACGGGCAGCAGCGACTGACTACCCTATCCATATTTTTCAAAGTACTTTCGTTAAATACGGGTGATGATTATGAGTATAACAGGATGTTTAAACTGAGAGATTTAATTGCCATTCAGCACAATCATAACGATATTGATGCTTACGAACAAGTAATGAACTTAATGGAATTGAAAGATCTGACCGGCACTGATAATATCACCAAAGCCTATCTCTATTTTAAGCAGAATATGAATGCGGACAAATTAGATATCAACAATATTCTCTCAAAAATTTTATTTGTGGGTATTGACCTCGACGAAAATGAAGATGAACAGCAGATTTTTGACACCATCAATTCACTAGGCGTTAAACTGACGACTGCTGAACTCCTGAAAAATCATTTCTTTAACAGAGATGAAATCTCAGCTTATCAGACCTACTGGAAAAATATTTTTGAAAAGGATGATGAAGCCAAAAACTATTGGGATAAAGAAATTACAACCGGAAGATCAAAAAGAACATTCATTGACCTGTTCTTCTTTTCATATCTTCAGATTAAAATTCAGGATAAAACACTTAATGTAAAAACAGAAGACAAAATAGAATTTTCAAAAGTTGAACATTTGTTTGAATCCTATAAAAGCTTTATCAAAAATTATCTGAACAATGACAAGAAAACTATACTTGCTGAAATAAAAGACTATGCACTGATCTTTCAGGAAAACTTTGATTTCGATATTATAGAGAATGAACTTACTAACCAATCCGGAATAGAAAGAATCAATGCTATTATTTTTGGATTAGATACTTCTACCCTGATCCCTTATGTACTTTACATTCTTAAAAATGTTACAAATGATAGGGACCGTAATGAATTATTTGATTTCCTTGAAACCTACATTATGCGGCGAATGGCTGTTCATGCTACCACAAAGAATTATAATCAGCTTTTTACAGACAGACTGATTAGCCATGAAATTCTATCTAAAAAACAGTTCCTTGAATTTTTGGAAGGCCAGGCCGATAAAGTTAACTTCCTTCCATCCGATAAAGAACTTAAAGACGGTTTCGGAAATTCCTATCTGATCAATAAACAATCCGCAGGAATTTTATATTTTATTGAATCTAAAATACGTAACAGAAGTTTACAGTCTACACAGCTTCTGGGGATCAGCAAATACAGTCTGGAGCATCTCATGCCTAAAAAATGGGAGAATCATTGGGGAAAACTGACCAGTCAGGAAGATAAAATGAAGCGTAACAGAAAGCTTCTGACTTTAGGGAATTTAACCATCATTACACAAAATCTAAACTCAGTAATCCGGGATGCCAACTGGAATATTAAAAGAAAAGGAAAAGGAGATAAACAAGGATTAAATACTTATTCAGCCGGGCTTGAAACAATCAGCCAATACTTAACTCTTGATCAATGGAATGAACAGACTATTGAAGACAGAGCACAGTTTCTGTATGAAAAAGCAAAGAAAATATGGTCAATCTGA
- a CDS encoding DUF3307 domain-containing protein — protein MIFTQLILAHLLGDFILQPNSWVADREHRKLKKFRLVSVCSDSRRSRAYAIGLSLSSGMAALTGILIK, from the coding sequence ATGATCTTTACTCAACTCATATTGGCACATCTACTCGGAGATTTTATTCTTCAGCCAAATTCATGGGTTGCTGATAGAGAGCACCGTAAGCTGAAAAAGTTCCGGCTTGTATCTGTGTGTTCTGATTCCAGGCGAAGCAGAGCGTATGCGATTGGTCTATCATTGAGTTCAGGAATGGCGGCTTTAACAGGAATTTTAATAAAATAA